In Tsuneonella amylolytica, one genomic interval encodes:
- a CDS encoding TonB-dependent receptor: MKSMLRASSALGLFGAGFAAFAPSAVAAQEATPPAPLTQTEDSAPGEILVTAQKRTESLQDIPLSVSVLSGEALDTASRPSIESAAQLVPSLNFAKSGTTLNQTIFLRGVGTATFSIAGEPSVSTVVDGVVYARSGEAFSDLVDIAQMEVLRGPQGTLFGKNASAGVINVTTKMPTFEPGGTVEASYFDRNEYRVKAAVNIPLTQDLAARFTGFSSFYDGNIRNVAYDTLVNGYNHKGVRGQLLYDPGAGVRLYFAADYHKNDDDCCADIIGTPPINAATGAVLPTTSNLAFTVLPTPLYEDTRAVNQNLITRTKETGWGVSGQADIDVGTLTLTSITAYRKYDNTEVRDGDWLPQAYVGFNQLHDIGPQKSNTLTQEFRLTSPGNQFLDYVLGLYYSRARSERIFQRDDVVCTARAGAPTGVLIPCGSAFANPATFPSGVADFGSTFKNYAAFGQVKLNIADTLRLIGGLRYSHDELSVFHSRNTTLAGPGIQPSFPTTPTGTGQPTTIFTDKTENDNLSGKAAVQFDVSDAVMAYASYTRGYKGPAYNVFYNLTATGTNVIDPETSNAYEVGLKNTLFGGRMTLNLAAFYAKYFNFQANNPDLVAGVVVTRFTNAGDVSTRGVEVDLNWRPFDDFTISGGVAYTDAHVDEFNVAPGAAATAVVPPGTPLGFAPKWKGALAADYRVRTGGAVDVFLGANGNYQSKQLSLFSPNAVQRQLGTIPAYGLVNASAGFGDVDDVWRITFQVRNIFDKAYAAAIVNGGPGGSYRYQIPRDADRYWGVTGRVNF; this comes from the coding sequence ATGAAATCCATGCTTCGCGCATCGAGCGCCCTGGGCCTGTTCGGGGCCGGATTCGCGGCCTTCGCGCCGTCGGCCGTCGCGGCGCAGGAAGCGACCCCGCCCGCCCCGCTGACCCAGACCGAAGATTCCGCTCCGGGCGAAATCCTCGTCACCGCGCAGAAGCGCACCGAAAGCCTGCAGGACATCCCCCTGTCGGTCAGCGTGCTCAGCGGCGAAGCGCTCGACACGGCCTCGCGTCCCTCGATCGAAAGCGCGGCACAGCTCGTTCCCTCGCTGAATTTCGCGAAATCCGGCACGACGCTCAACCAGACGATCTTCCTGCGCGGCGTTGGCACCGCGACCTTCTCGATCGCGGGCGAACCGTCGGTGTCCACCGTGGTCGACGGCGTCGTCTACGCCCGTTCCGGCGAGGCGTTCAGCGACCTCGTCGACATCGCCCAGATGGAAGTGCTGCGCGGGCCGCAGGGCACCCTGTTCGGCAAGAACGCCAGCGCTGGCGTGATCAACGTCACCACCAAGATGCCGACGTTCGAACCCGGCGGCACGGTCGAGGCGAGTTATTTCGATCGCAACGAATACCGCGTGAAGGCGGCGGTCAACATTCCGCTTACGCAGGATCTCGCCGCGCGCTTTACCGGGTTTTCCAGCTTCTACGACGGCAACATCCGCAACGTCGCGTACGATACGCTGGTCAACGGCTACAACCACAAGGGCGTGCGCGGCCAGCTGCTCTACGATCCGGGCGCGGGCGTGCGGCTGTACTTCGCCGCCGACTATCACAAGAACGACGACGATTGCTGCGCCGACATCATCGGCACGCCGCCGATCAACGCGGCGACGGGCGCCGTCCTGCCGACGACCTCGAACCTAGCCTTCACGGTCCTGCCGACCCCGCTTTACGAAGATACGCGGGCGGTGAACCAGAACCTCATCACCCGGACGAAGGAAACCGGCTGGGGCGTGTCGGGCCAGGCCGACATCGACGTGGGCACGCTGACGCTGACCAGCATCACCGCCTATCGCAAGTACGACAACACCGAAGTGCGCGACGGCGACTGGCTGCCGCAGGCCTACGTCGGCTTCAACCAGCTCCACGACATCGGCCCTCAGAAGAGCAACACGCTGACGCAGGAATTCCGCCTGACCTCGCCGGGCAATCAGTTCCTCGACTACGTGCTCGGCCTATACTACTCGCGCGCCCGGTCGGAGCGCATCTTCCAGCGCGACGACGTGGTCTGCACCGCACGCGCCGGGGCGCCCACCGGGGTGCTGATCCCGTGCGGCAGCGCCTTCGCCAACCCCGCCACGTTCCCGAGCGGGGTCGCCGACTTCGGATCGACCTTCAAGAATTACGCGGCGTTCGGCCAGGTCAAGCTCAACATCGCGGACACCCTGCGCCTCATCGGCGGCCTGCGCTACAGCCATGACGAACTGAGCGTGTTCCACAGCCGCAACACGACGCTCGCCGGGCCGGGCATCCAGCCGAGCTTCCCGACGACGCCGACCGGCACCGGCCAGCCCACGACGATCTTCACCGACAAGACCGAGAACGACAACCTGTCGGGCAAGGCCGCGGTGCAGTTCGACGTCAGCGATGCGGTGATGGCCTATGCGAGCTACACCCGCGGCTACAAGGGCCCGGCGTACAACGTCTTCTACAACCTGACCGCGACCGGCACGAACGTGATCGATCCGGAAACCTCGAACGCCTACGAGGTCGGCCTCAAGAACACGCTGTTCGGCGGACGCATGACGCTGAACCTCGCCGCCTTCTACGCGAAGTACTTCAACTTCCAGGCGAACAACCCCGATCTCGTGGCGGGCGTGGTCGTCACCCGTTTCACCAATGCGGGCGACGTTTCGACTCGCGGCGTGGAGGTGGACCTCAACTGGCGGCCGTTCGACGATTTCACGATCTCCGGCGGCGTCGCCTATACCGATGCCCACGTGGACGAGTTCAACGTCGCCCCGGGCGCCGCGGCCACGGCCGTCGTTCCGCCGGGCACGCCGCTCGGCTTCGCGCCGAAGTGGAAGGGGGCGCTGGCAGCCGACTACCGCGTGCGGACGGGCGGGGCAGTCGACGTCTTCCTGGGCGCCAACGGTAACTACCAGTCGAAGCAGCTGTCGCTCTTCAGCCCCAACGCGGTCCAGCGCCAGCTGGGAACGATCCCGGCCTACGGCCTCGTCAATGCATCGGCCGGTTTCGGCGACGTGGACGACGTCTGGCGGATCACGTTCCAGGTCCGCAACATCTTCGACAAGGCCTACGCCGCGGCGATCGTCAACGGCGGACCGGGCGGCAGCTACCGCTATCAGATCCCGCGCGATGCGGACCGGTACTGGGGCGTGACCGGACGGGTCAACTTCTAG
- a CDS encoding MFS transporter codes for MADTVADNGANDGADGAGQERLRNWLIALLFFGTIINYVDRQVLSLLKPTISAEYGWGDAEFAHFASASQLAAAAALLFVGWVIDRFGVKLAYGAAVALWSVAGMAHAVAQTVTQFVSARVALVAFESVNTPAAVKAAAEYLPLKRRTMGVGIVNTAPNLGNIIAPLTVVPFALAFGWKTAFVVTGLLGFVWLAFWIAGTHRLRPLPRVSAEAPARGSTYGEALSDRKTWAIAGAKAITDMFWWFFTFWLPDLFNKVFDLDQGELVGPTALAFSLAALGALTAGRLFGFLLGKGRSVNAARKTGMLLYALVILPIPLALTVSSAWTAAAIIGLGLFAHQGFSTNIFGFAADAIPARRVATVMAIGAIAGNIAGFGIQEVTGQLLTSGVGYAPLFWFAAFAYLAALAWIHLLVPRIVAEDETAPT; via the coding sequence ATGGCCGACACGGTCGCTGACAACGGCGCAAATGACGGCGCGGATGGTGCGGGGCAGGAACGCCTGCGCAACTGGCTGATCGCCCTCCTGTTTTTCGGCACGATCATCAACTACGTCGACCGGCAGGTCCTCTCGCTCCTCAAGCCGACGATCTCGGCCGAGTACGGCTGGGGAGATGCCGAGTTCGCGCACTTCGCCTCCGCCAGCCAGCTTGCGGCCGCGGCCGCGCTGCTGTTCGTGGGCTGGGTCATCGACCGCTTCGGGGTGAAGCTCGCTTACGGCGCGGCGGTGGCGCTGTGGTCGGTCGCCGGGATGGCGCACGCGGTGGCGCAGACGGTGACCCAGTTCGTGTCCGCGCGCGTGGCGCTGGTCGCATTCGAATCGGTCAACACGCCCGCGGCGGTCAAGGCGGCGGCCGAATACCTGCCGCTGAAGCGGCGCACGATGGGCGTGGGCATCGTCAATACCGCGCCCAACCTCGGCAACATCATCGCCCCGCTCACGGTCGTGCCTTTCGCGCTGGCGTTCGGCTGGAAGACCGCCTTCGTCGTCACCGGCCTGCTCGGCTTCGTATGGCTGGCCTTCTGGATCGCGGGCACCCACCGCCTGCGTCCCCTGCCCCGCGTATCGGCCGAAGCCCCGGCGCGCGGTTCCACCTACGGCGAGGCTTTGTCGGACCGCAAGACATGGGCCATCGCCGGTGCCAAGGCCATCACCGACATGTTCTGGTGGTTCTTCACTTTCTGGCTGCCCGACCTGTTCAACAAAGTCTTCGACCTCGACCAGGGGGAACTCGTGGGGCCGACCGCGCTCGCCTTCTCGCTTGCCGCTCTCGGCGCGTTGACGGCGGGCCGCCTGTTCGGCTTTCTGCTCGGGAAGGGGCGTTCGGTGAACGCCGCGCGCAAGACCGGCATGCTGCTCTACGCGCTCGTCATCCTGCCCATTCCGCTCGCACTCACTGTGTCGAGCGCCTGGACCGCCGCGGCGATCATCGGGCTCGGCCTGTTCGCGCACCAGGGGTTCTCGACCAACATCTTCGGCTTCGCGGCCGACGCGATCCCTGCCCGGCGGGTGGCGACGGTAATGGCGATCGGCGCGATCGCGGGCAACATAGCCGGCTTCGGCATCCAGGAAGTGACCGGCCAGCTCCTCACCAGCGGGGTCGGCTATGCCCCGCTGTTCTGGTTCGCCGCCTTCGCCTATCTCGCCGCCCTGGCGTGGATCCACCTGCTGGTTCCGCGGATCGTGGCGGAAGATGAGACCGCGCCCACCTGA
- a CDS encoding LacI family DNA-binding transcriptional regulator, whose translation MSERANIRDVAARAGVAVKTVSRVLNGHPYVSADMRERVETAMRDLDYRPSVAARILSGAKSNQIALIYDNHSPYYMFQIQKGCWDVCHEKGIRLLAQPVDIDDPDVGEQVRGLISETHVDGIVLSSPVTDCEPVLRVLDTLDIPFVRISPGTNHALTSSVFMDDAQAADDMTTHLINHGHRRIGFVKGHPNHMASEERLYGYRKALERAGIAYEPALVLDGTFDFDSGVAAAAALLDLAHPPTAIFAANDDMAAGVLAEAHARGIDLPGALSVGGFDDTTLARTVWPPLTTIHQPMAELARTAAEILIAGGETQHRRLPHQLVERVSVAPPSRRIA comes from the coding sequence ATGAGCGAGCGGGCCAACATCCGCGACGTCGCCGCGCGCGCCGGGGTGGCGGTGAAGACGGTCAGCCGCGTGCTCAACGGCCACCCCTATGTCAGCGCCGACATGCGCGAACGGGTCGAGACGGCGATGCGCGATCTCGATTATCGCCCCAGCGTGGCGGCGCGCATCTTGTCGGGCGCGAAGTCGAACCAGATCGCGCTGATCTACGACAATCACAGCCCCTACTACATGTTCCAGATCCAGAAGGGCTGCTGGGACGTGTGCCACGAGAAGGGCATCCGCCTGCTCGCCCAGCCGGTCGATATCGACGATCCCGACGTCGGCGAGCAGGTGCGCGGGCTGATTTCCGAGACCCATGTCGACGGCATCGTTTTGTCCAGCCCGGTGACCGACTGCGAGCCGGTGCTGCGCGTGCTCGACACGCTCGACATCCCGTTCGTGCGCATCTCGCCCGGCACCAACCATGCGCTCACCAGCAGCGTGTTCATGGACGACGCGCAGGCCGCCGACGACATGACGACCCATCTCATCAACCACGGCCACCGGCGCATCGGGTTCGTGAAGGGCCACCCCAACCACATGGCGAGCGAGGAGCGGCTTTACGGCTATCGCAAGGCGCTGGAACGCGCCGGTATCGCCTACGAGCCCGCGCTGGTGCTCGACGGGACATTCGATTTCGACAGCGGCGTGGCGGCGGCAGCCGCTCTGCTCGACCTCGCCCATCCGCCCACCGCCATCTTCGCGGCCAACGACGACATGGCCGCCGGCGTGCTGGCCGAAGCGCACGCGCGCGGGATCGACCTGCCCGGCGCGCTGTCGGTCGGCGGCTTCGACGATACCACGCTCGCGCGCACCGTCTGGCCGCCGCTGACGACGATCCACCAGCCGATGGCCGAGCTCGCTCGGACCGCGGCCGAAATCCTCATCGCGGGCGGCGAGACCCAGCACCGCCGCCTGCCCCACCAGCTTGTCGAGCGCGTATCGGTCGCGCCGCCTTCCCGGAGAATTGCATGA
- a CDS encoding alpha-glucosidase, translating to MALKLEIDADSDGFALHFGGRIVLRHSPSCPAVAIARGAPTVEMVRGNFRIEDAPQERRDLTEWRLVDGGIEFDEIRLSWDAEFITVTAENSAIDRLWVRFHAEPGETVWGGGEQMSYLALTGRRFPMWTSEPGVGRDKSTELTRRMDADGMAGGDYWTTNYPQPTFLTSRWLAVHLDAACYSAMDFTDPARHEVEVWSNTAHFQVFAADGPKPLVSALADRFGKQPPLPDWAIVGAIVGLKSGASSFDRLDAFVDAGAAVSGLWCEDWAGIRETSFGRRLFWDWQVGARSAERYPGLDARIADLAARGIAFMAYANPYLSNDADLFAEAAAGGHFCLRRDSDEVYLVDFGEFDCGVVDFTRPETRDWFAERILGREMLDRGIMGWMADFGEYLPTDVRLADGSDPMEAHNRWPVLWAEVNAAALESRGKTGEAVFFMRAGFSGVQAHCPLLWAGDQSVDFTRHDGIGTVITAALSAGLVGNAYSHSDCGGYTSLHGNVRSGELMQRWCELAAFAPVMRSHEGNRPDDNLQYDSTPELLATFARWSRVHAALAPYVRALSDDAAESGLPLQRPLFLEYPGDPALFAVQDQYLYGSDMLVAPVIEEGATSRTVILPGDAPWRHVWTGEDFAPGTHTVSAPIGRPPVFYRPDSPHAAVFADLPQALAG from the coding sequence ATGGCGCTGAAACTGGAAATTGACGCCGATTCTGACGGGTTCGCGCTGCATTTCGGCGGCAGGATCGTCCTGCGCCATTCACCCTCCTGTCCTGCGGTGGCCATCGCCCGCGGCGCACCCACCGTGGAGATGGTGCGCGGCAATTTCCGGATCGAGGATGCCCCGCAGGAGCGGCGCGACCTGACAGAATGGCGTTTGGTGGATGGCGGGATCGAGTTCGATGAAATTCGGCTCTCCTGGGATGCCGAATTCATCACGGTCACTGCCGAAAATTCGGCGATCGACCGCTTGTGGGTTCGCTTCCATGCCGAACCGGGCGAAACCGTGTGGGGCGGCGGGGAGCAGATGAGCTATCTCGCCCTCACCGGCCGCCGCTTCCCGATGTGGACAAGCGAGCCCGGCGTCGGCCGCGACAAGTCGACCGAGCTGACCCGCCGGATGGATGCCGACGGAATGGCGGGCGGCGATTACTGGACGACCAACTATCCGCAGCCGACTTTCCTCACCTCGCGCTGGCTGGCGGTACACCTCGATGCCGCCTGCTACAGCGCGATGGATTTCACCGACCCCGCCCGGCACGAGGTGGAGGTCTGGTCGAACACCGCGCACTTCCAGGTCTTCGCCGCCGATGGGCCGAAACCGCTCGTTTCCGCGCTCGCCGACCGGTTCGGCAAGCAGCCGCCGCTTCCCGACTGGGCGATCGTTGGAGCGATCGTCGGGCTCAAGTCCGGGGCGAGCAGCTTCGACCGGCTCGATGCGTTCGTCGATGCCGGCGCGGCGGTCTCGGGTTTGTGGTGCGAGGATTGGGCCGGGATCCGCGAAACCAGCTTCGGCCGGCGCCTGTTCTGGGACTGGCAGGTCGGCGCGCGGAGCGCCGAGCGATACCCCGGTCTCGACGCCCGCATAGCGGACCTCGCGGCGCGCGGGATCGCGTTCATGGCCTATGCCAACCCCTACCTGTCGAACGACGCCGACCTGTTCGCGGAAGCGGCGGCGGGCGGCCATTTTTGCCTCCGCCGCGACAGCGACGAGGTCTACCTCGTGGATTTCGGGGAGTTCGACTGCGGCGTCGTTGACTTTACCCGGCCCGAGACCCGCGACTGGTTCGCCGAGCGCATCCTGGGCCGCGAAATGCTCGACCGCGGGATCATGGGCTGGATGGCGGATTTCGGCGAATACCTGCCGACCGACGTGCGCCTCGCCGACGGGAGCGACCCGATGGAGGCACACAACCGCTGGCCGGTCCTGTGGGCCGAAGTGAACGCCGCTGCATTGGAAAGCCGCGGTAAGACCGGCGAGGCCGTGTTCTTCATGCGCGCGGGTTTCTCCGGCGTGCAGGCGCACTGCCCGCTGCTGTGGGCGGGTGACCAGTCGGTAGATTTTACCCGCCACGACGGCATCGGCACGGTCATCACGGCGGCACTCAGCGCGGGTCTGGTCGGCAACGCCTACAGCCATTCCGACTGCGGCGGCTACACCTCGCTCCACGGCAACGTGCGGAGCGGGGAACTGATGCAGCGCTGGTGCGAACTCGCCGCATTCGCGCCGGTCATGCGCAGCCACGAGGGCAACCGGCCGGACGACAACCTGCAATACGACAGCACGCCCGAACTCCTCGCCACCTTCGCCCGGTGGAGCCGAGTCCATGCCGCCCTCGCCCCCTATGTCCGCGCGCTGAGCGACGATGCGGCGGAAAGCGGCCTGCCCCTACAGCGCCCGCTGTTCCTGGAATACCCGGGCGATCCGGCGCTGTTTGCGGTGCAGGACCAGTATCTCTACGGCTCCGACATGCTTGTGGCCCCGGTGATCGAGGAAGGCGCGACGTCGCGGACGGTGATCCTGCCGGGCGACGCGCCGTGGCGGCACGTGTGGACGGGCGAGGATTTCGCGCCCGGCACCCACACCGTGTCCGCCCCGATCGGAAGGCCGCCGGTGTTCTATCGCCCGGACAGTCCGCACGCTGCGGTGTTCGCCGACTTGCCGCAGGCGCTGGCGGGATGA
- a CDS encoding YeiH family protein yields the protein MTPSDRTPLNAADRGDAVEQAFRGDLYGEQYLASELARSERAVRRPAEPIVRYLPGLGVVGVAAGASAWLAEHYGFPIILLGLLVGLALNFVAQERKVHPGLELLSQSGLRWGIVMLGFQVTLAQIAQLGIWPFVALVGIMGATFVAGLGGAAMAGQSRYAGILAGGATAICGASAALALYGIIGRDRLSQAQFALTLVGVSLASALAMSLYPALAGELGLSDRQAGFLIGASIHDVAQAIGGGFTYSDAAGAEATIIKLSRVALLGPAMILVALWVGRPSEGETRPAWRRAALPWFIVGFVVLVLVNSTGAVPTAVREATMAGSKALLLFAVIATAMRSDMSLMMKLGWRALAPIAAATVASFACALAAVWLGAA from the coding sequence ATGACACCGTCGGACAGAACGCCCCTGAATGCCGCCGATCGCGGGGACGCGGTCGAGCAGGCGTTCCGCGGCGATCTGTACGGAGAACAGTATCTCGCGTCAGAGCTGGCCCGCTCGGAGCGGGCGGTCCGGCGCCCGGCTGAACCGATCGTCCGGTATCTTCCCGGCCTCGGCGTGGTTGGCGTGGCGGCGGGGGCATCGGCCTGGCTTGCCGAACATTACGGCTTTCCCATCATCCTCCTCGGTCTGCTCGTCGGGCTCGCGCTCAACTTCGTGGCGCAGGAACGCAAGGTGCACCCCGGTCTCGAGCTGCTGTCGCAGTCGGGACTGCGCTGGGGGATCGTGATGCTGGGGTTTCAGGTCACGCTCGCCCAGATCGCGCAGCTCGGGATCTGGCCGTTCGTGGCGCTCGTCGGGATCATGGGCGCGACTTTCGTGGCCGGTCTCGGCGGGGCCGCGATGGCGGGCCAGTCGCGCTATGCCGGCATCCTGGCGGGCGGGGCGACGGCGATCTGCGGTGCGAGCGCGGCGCTGGCGCTCTACGGCATCATCGGGCGCGACCGCCTGAGCCAGGCGCAGTTCGCGCTGACGCTCGTCGGTGTGAGCCTCGCAAGTGCGCTCGCCATGTCGCTCTACCCGGCGCTGGCGGGAGAACTCGGCCTGAGCGACCGGCAGGCGGGCTTCCTGATCGGCGCGTCCATCCACGACGTCGCGCAGGCGATCGGCGGCGGTTTCACCTATTCCGACGCGGCTGGCGCGGAAGCCACCATCATCAAGCTGTCGCGCGTGGCGCTACTCGGTCCGGCCATGATCCTCGTCGCGCTGTGGGTCGGGCGGCCTTCCGAAGGCGAGACCCGCCCGGCGTGGCGCAGGGCCGCGTTGCCGTGGTTCATCGTCGGCTTCGTCGTGCTGGTTCTCGTGAACAGCACGGGCGCGGTGCCCACGGCGGTGCGCGAGGCCACGATGGCGGGTTCGAAGGCTCTGCTGCTGTTCGCGGTCATCGCCACCGCGATGCGGTCCGACATGTCGCTCATGATGAAGCTCGGCTGGCGGGCACTGGCACCGATCGCCGCGGCGACGGTCGCCAGTTTCGCCTGCGCGCTCGCCGCGGTTTGGCTGGGCGCCGCCTGA
- a CDS encoding cytochrome c oxidase subunit II, translated as MRILAVTGVLACCALPLGAMAQVTASFLQPMGPVAEEQANHLLRVVGITMIVILPVLVGVPLILWRYRYAAPKGDYAPRWEFSKPLEFVLWGVPVLVVAMLAVWLWHSTAKLDPYRANGADPLRVQAVGLDWKWVFIYPDLGIATVDELAVPVGRPVRLTLTTDTVMQSLLIAPLTGQVYAMPGMTTRLDFSATRPGTAEGENTQFNGTGFGRQKFAVRALAPQDFARWSAQEKTGPALDEATYALLRRRSVLVDARQDLGLERAGGPLMMALARPDAFDAIVAKYHAGGSASATWGGIGLPARTTGKHP; from the coding sequence ATGCGCATTCTCGCGGTCACAGGCGTGCTGGCCTGCTGCGCGCTTCCCTTAGGTGCGATGGCGCAAGTCACCGCAAGTTTCCTGCAGCCAATGGGGCCGGTGGCGGAGGAACAGGCCAACCATCTCCTCCGGGTCGTGGGTATCACCATGATCGTGATCCTGCCGGTCCTCGTCGGCGTTCCGCTGATCCTTTGGCGCTATCGCTATGCCGCGCCCAAGGGCGACTACGCCCCGCGGTGGGAGTTTTCGAAACCGCTCGAGTTCGTGCTGTGGGGCGTGCCGGTCCTGGTGGTCGCTATGCTGGCAGTGTGGCTGTGGCATTCGACGGCGAAACTCGATCCCTACCGCGCAAACGGCGCCGATCCGCTCCGTGTGCAGGCGGTCGGCCTCGATTGGAAATGGGTCTTCATCTACCCCGATCTGGGCATCGCCACGGTCGACGAACTGGCCGTGCCGGTCGGCCGCCCGGTCCGCCTGACGCTGACCACCGATACCGTCATGCAGAGCCTGCTGATCGCGCCGCTGACCGGCCAGGTCTATGCGATGCCGGGGATGACCACCCGGCTCGACTTTTCCGCTACCCGCCCGGGCACGGCAGAGGGCGAGAACACGCAGTTCAACGGCACCGGGTTCGGCCGCCAGAAGTTCGCCGTTCGGGCGCTCGCCCCGCAAGACTTCGCCCGTTGGAGCGCGCAGGAAAAGACCGGTCCCGCGCTCGACGAGGCGACCTACGCCCTGCTGCGCCGCCGCTCGGTGCTGGTCGATGCGCGGCAGGACCTGGGGCTGGAGCGGGCCGGCGGTCCGCTGATGATGGCGCTCGCCCGGCCCGACGCGTTCGATGCGATCGTCGCCAAATACCATGCGGGCGGCAGCGCGTCGGCGACTTGGGGCGGCATCGGTCTGCCGGCCCGTACGACCGGGAAGCATCCGTGA
- a CDS encoding cbb3-type cytochrome c oxidase subunit I has product MSRPVGPVFGKLDWSVTPYTDLLQTVNSSTIVGAGAASVLVLGAIAAVAVLTWKGWWGPLYRDCLTSPDAKKIGIMYIVLGLVMMARGIIEGAVMRAHQATAMGTLDQPETGLVSPDHFAQLFSTHGTIMIFFVAMPLLIGLINFVLPQQLGARDMAFPVLNQVSLGLTAAGAGLVMISLLIGKFGTGGWTMYPPYTGKVFSPGEGVDYWLWAILISGVGSTLTGMNFAVTIFKKRAPGMHFMRMPLFCWTSLCVAIMLIYAMPALTVSSSMLALDRYAGFHFFTNDAGGNMMNYANVFWMFGHPEVYILILPAFGVFSEISSTFSGKKLYGYTSLVIASMSIAVISFTVWLHHFFTMGQSAGINIAFGIATMLIGIPTGVKIYDWMATMWRGRVRMTAPIVYMTGFFLLFVIGGMSGIILANPSIDYQVHNSTFLVAHFHNVIIPGVLYGMLAGIHYWFPKAFGYRLDETWGRRTALLFVAGFVFAFLPLYVMGLMGLPRRSPTFQDPAFLPWMYAAGLGALLMLAALASLVWTFLVSWRNREALSVPGGDPWNGATLEWSSPAPVPEWTYPCIPQVTDRDDWGERKRAGDPWRAPDRYVDIEMPADTPHGLLIAAAAFALGFAMVWYIWWLAIAAFLAIPALLIWRGMRVIEPRIVSAADVEDEDRRFREFVARTAPITRAEESTPRNRGVPDCTEFAG; this is encoded by the coding sequence GTGAGCCGTCCCGTCGGTCCGGTCTTCGGCAAGCTCGACTGGTCGGTAACCCCGTACACCGATCTGCTGCAGACGGTGAACAGCAGCACGATCGTGGGCGCCGGCGCCGCGAGCGTGCTGGTGCTCGGCGCGATCGCGGCGGTCGCGGTGCTGACGTGGAAGGGGTGGTGGGGTCCGCTCTACCGCGACTGTCTGACCTCGCCCGACGCGAAGAAGATCGGCATCATGTACATCGTCCTCGGCCTCGTGATGATGGCGCGCGGGATCATCGAGGGCGCGGTGATGCGCGCGCACCAGGCGACGGCGATGGGCACGCTGGACCAGCCCGAAACCGGACTCGTTTCGCCCGATCACTTCGCCCAGCTGTTCAGCACGCACGGCACGATTATGATCTTCTTCGTGGCGATGCCGCTGCTGATCGGGCTCATCAACTTCGTGCTGCCGCAGCAGCTGGGCGCGCGCGACATGGCCTTTCCCGTGCTCAACCAGGTCAGCCTCGGCCTCACCGCGGCGGGGGCGGGGCTCGTCATGATCTCGCTCCTGATCGGCAAGTTCGGCACCGGCGGGTGGACGATGTACCCGCCCTATACCGGCAAGGTCTTCAGCCCGGGGGAAGGGGTGGACTACTGGCTGTGGGCCATCCTGATCTCGGGGGTGGGATCGACGCTCACGGGCATGAATTTCGCCGTCACGATCTTCAAGAAACGCGCGCCGGGCATGCATTTCATGCGGATGCCGCTGTTCTGCTGGACCAGCCTGTGCGTCGCCATCATGCTGATCTACGCCATGCCGGCGCTGACCGTGTCGAGCAGCATGCTGGCGCTGGACCGCTATGCCGGGTTCCATTTCTTCACGAACGACGCCGGCGGCAACATGATGAACTACGCCAACGTGTTCTGGATGTTCGGCCACCCGGAGGTCTATATCCTGATCCTCCCCGCGTTCGGCGTGTTCTCCGAGATCAGCTCCACGTTCTCGGGCAAGAAGCTCTACGGATACACCTCGCTGGTGATCGCCAGCATGAGCATCGCGGTCATCAGTTTCACGGTGTGGCTGCACCACTTCTTCACGATGGGGCAGAGCGCGGGCATCAACATCGCGTTCGGTATCGCGACGATGCTGATCGGCATCCCCACGGGCGTGAAGATCTACGACTGGATGGCGACGATGTGGCGCGGCCGGGTGCGGATGACCGCCCCGATCGTTTACATGACCGGCTTCTTCCTGCTGTTCGTGATCGGCGGCATGTCGGGCATCATCCTCGCCAACCCGTCGATCGACTATCAGGTGCACAATTCCACGTTCCTGGTGGCGCACTTCCACAACGTGATCATTCCGGGCGTGCTCTACGGGATGCTGGCGGGCATCCATTACTGGTTTCCCAAGGCGTTCGGCTATCGCCTCGACGAGACGTGGGGGCGCCGCACGGCCCTGCTGTTCGTGGCGGGTTTCGTGTTCGCCTTCCTGCCGCTCTACGTCATGGGCCTGATGGGCCTGCCGCGCCGATCGCCGACGTTCCAGGACCCGGCATTCCTCCCGTGGATGTACGCCGCCGGGCTCGGCGCGCTGCTGATGCTGGCCGCATTGGCGAGCCTTGTGTGGACCTTCCTCGTCAGCTGGCGCAACCGCGAGGCGCTGTCGGTGCCGGGCGGCGATCCATGGAACGGCGCGACGCTGGAATGGTCGTCGCCCGCGCCAGTCCCCGAATGGACGTATCCGTGCATCCCGCAGGTTACCGACCGCGACGACTGGGGCGAGCGCAAGCGCGCGGGCGATCCGTGGCGCGCGCCCGATCGCTACGTCGATATCGAAATGCCCGCCGACACCCCGCACGGGCTGCTGATCGCGGCCGCGGCCTTCGCCCTGGGCTTCGCGATGGTGTGGTACATCTGGTGGCTCGCGATCGCGGCGTTCCTGGCGATCCCCGCGCTGCTGATTTGGCGCGGCATGCGGGTGATCGAGCCCCGGATCGTGTCCGCCGCCGACGTGGAGGACGAGGACCGGCGGTTCCGCGAGTTCGTGGCCCGGACCGCGCCGATCACGCGCGCCGAGGAAAGCACCCCGCGCAACCGCGGCGTGCCCGACTGCACGGAGTTCGCGGGATGA